In a single window of the Thunnus maccoyii chromosome 7, fThuMac1.1, whole genome shotgun sequence genome:
- the LOC121900556 gene encoding aquaporin-4-like, which produces MTESGGALERLRRCCFPCRRPHCQFWPPCCTGDKVMTAFKGIWTQEFWRCVGAEFFAMLLFVLLSLGSTINWGAVEEDPPPRDLVLISLCFGLSIATMVQCFGHISGAHINPAVTAAMVVTRKLSLAKAVFYLLAQCVGAIVGAAILFGITPASVRGGMGVTMVNTSISVGNALVVELFITFQLVFTVFATCDHKRSDLKGSSALAIGLSVCIGHLFAIPYTGASMNPARSFGPAMITWCWENHWVYWVGPTLGGALAAALYEYLFCPNPELKKRYSEAFIKTPFTATKHRQDSVTAQEPLFTVMDVERAERKEREREREVSEEVLSSV; this is translated from the exons ATGACGGAGAGCGGCGGGGCTCTGGAGCGCCTGAG gaGGTGTTGCTTCCCCTGCCGTAGACCTCACTGTCAGTTCTGGCCTCCTTGTTGCACTGGAGACAAAGTCATGACTGCCTTCAAGGGCATCTGGACTCAGGAGTTCTGGCGCTGTGTGGGGGCCGAGTTCTTCGCCATGCTCCTCTTCGTCCTGCTCAGCCTTGGTTCCACCATCAACTGGGGGGCTGTTGAGGAGGATCCCCCTCCCCGTGATCTGGTGCTCATCTCGCTCTGCTTTGGCCTGAGTATTGCCACAATGGTGCAGTGCTTTGGCCACATCAGTGGTGCTCATATCAACCCAGCAGTCACGGCAGCCATGGTGGTGACCAGGAAGCTCAGTCTGGCCAAAGCAGTCTTTTACCTGTTGGCCCAGTGTGTAGGTGCCATAGTGGGAGCCGCCATTCTGTTCGGGATCACCCCCGCCTCTGTGAGGGGGGGTATGGGGGTCACCATG GTGAACACGAGCATCTCAGTGGGAAACGCGCTGGTTGTAGAACTTTTCATCACCTTCCAGCTGGTCTTCACTGTGTTCGCTACCTGTGACCACAAACGTAGTGATCTAAAGGGTTCATCTGCTCTGGCCATCggtctgtctgtttgtattgGCCACCTGTTTGCT ATTCCCTACACTGGAGCCAGTATGAACCCGGCCCGATCCTTCGGCCCAGCCATGATCACATGGTGCTGGGAGAACCACTGG gtgtactGGGTAGGTCCAACACTGGGTGGGGCTCTGGCTGCTGCTCTTTATGAATACCTGTTCTGTCCAAACCCAGAGCTGAAGAAACGCTACTCGGAGGCCTTCATCAAGACACCTTTCACTGCAACTAAACACCGGCAGGATTCAGTCACTGCTCAGGAACCTCTTTTCACTGTCATGGACGTggagagagctgagaggaaggaaagagagagagagagggaggtatCAGAGGAGGTGTTGTCCTCTGTGTGA